The Triplophysa dalaica isolate WHDGS20190420 chromosome 5, ASM1584641v1, whole genome shotgun sequence genome window below encodes:
- the LOC130420706 gene encoding uncharacterized protein LOC130420706 isoform X2 — translation METTFCLQRRQINVLPAPSITDLRDQWQYLFTQKGLYAHFELLTEVNILRALEMSMEECGRIIAEFFSNKPSNADVRAVLSRRSDIELFFFVIQLLMAHFSETQEGLILFANASSTPADVERTHALPATPRLILLASTTTSILIRVILVIVEVSVFAAPTVILLQIICAGRAQNRRRTQNAHPEDTVMSAVWE, via the exons ATGGAAACAACCTTTTGCCTACAGCGTCGGCAAATAAATGTGTTACCAGCGCCATCCATCACCGATTTAAGAGACCAGTGGCAATATCTTTTCACGCAGAAAGGGCTTTATGCTCATTTTGAGCTTCTTACAGAGGTCAACATTTTACGTGCGCTTGAGATGTCCATGGAGGAGTGTGGAAGAATCATTGCAGAGTTCTTCAGCAACAAACCCAGCAACGCTGACGTCAGGGCAGTCCTTTCACGGCGCTCAGACATCGAGCTGTTCTTTTTCGTCATTCAACTTCTGATGGCTCATTTTTCAGAGACCCAGGAAGGGCTGATCCTTTTTGCCAAT GCATCTTCCACTCCAGCTGATGTCGAAAGGACACATGCACTACCTGCAACGCCCCGACTAATACTCCTTG catcaactacaacatcaatattaataagag tgattctagtgattgttgaggtgtcagtgtttgctgctcctactgtcattcttcttcagatcatctgtgcaggaagagcgc aaaacagaagaaggactcagaacgctcatccagaagacacagtgatgtcagcagtttgGGAATAA
- the LOC130420706 gene encoding uncharacterized protein LOC130420706 isoform X1 gives METTFCLQRRQINVLPAPSITDLRDQWQYLFTQKGLYAHFELLTEVNILRALEMSMEECGRIIAEFFSNKPSNADVRAVLSRRSDIELFFFVIQLLMAHFSETQEGLILFANASSTPADVERTHALPATPRLILLGICIQQWMISFEGQIICAGIQPSFLSGLAAVFAIFYTLNVFNEYQAEAACTLEFIQRRFIGINPEKGTKGGRVLSKRTGKVPQKKKTVNTRVASLLKKLVDFEWDFI, from the exons ATGGAAACAACCTTTTGCCTACAGCGTCGGCAAATAAATGTGTTACCAGCGCCATCCATCACCGATTTAAGAGACCAGTGGCAATATCTTTTCACGCAGAAAGGGCTTTATGCTCATTTTGAGCTTCTTACAGAGGTCAACATTTTACGTGCGCTTGAGATGTCCATGGAGGAGTGTGGAAGAATCATTGCAGAGTTCTTCAGCAACAAACCCAGCAACGCTGACGTCAGGGCAGTCCTTTCACGGCGCTCAGACATCGAGCTGTTCTTTTTCGTCATTCAACTTCTGATGGCTCATTTTTCAGAGACCCAGGAAGGGCTGATCCTTTTTGCCAAT GCATCTTCCACTCCAGCTGATGTCGAAAGGACACATGCACTACCTGCAACGCCCCGACTAATACTCCTTG gaatcTGCATTCAACAATGGATGATCAGTTTTGAGGGCCAAATAATTTGTGCGGGTATCCAGCCAAGTTTTCTTTCTGGGCTTGCTGCTGTTTTTGCTATTTTCTACACTCTCAACGTTTTCAACGAGTACCAAGCTGAAGCGGCATGCACGCTGGAATTCATCCAGAG gCGGTTCATTGGGATTAATCCCGAAAAAGGCACCAAGGGTGGACGAGTCCTCTCGAAGCGGACAGGAAAGGTCCCccagaaaaagaaaacagtcAACACCCGTGTTGCCAGTTTACTCAAGAAACTGGTGGACTTTGAGTGGGACTTTATATAA